The following proteins are co-located in the Camelina sativa cultivar DH55 chromosome 12, Cs, whole genome shotgun sequence genome:
- the LOC104733869 gene encoding uncharacterized protein LOC104733869: MTTSVGYPSGSSHSTGLIDVDSLFCGKLFKDKTEMRSQMRMYAVKHSFEFHTFKSDNKRYVLKCIDEKCSWRLRATKAKASDSFVVRKYISQHSCDSALRNVNHRQASARTLAGLVSNHFAGGKLPLRPKQLMEIFRNDHGVGVSYSKAWRAQEHASELARGIPADSYEVLPSWFHMIEKKNPGTITYIKADSDNKFRYGFLAFGASIRGFKLMRKVISIDGAHLKSKYKGTLLAASAQDGNFQLYPIAFAVVDSENNASWDLFLRWLKTIIPDEKDLVSVSDRASSIATALSVNYVHAHHGICTFHLQKNLETRFRASASLLPVVHDASRAYTQYDFDYLFSQISNGDPVLGEYLWQADIRKWSRAYSPSNRYNIMTSNCAESFKSRLKETREYLIVCLFDTIRSILTRWFNERREESCRHPYAVTTKVGNKMNESYNNTTRWLEVSQVNENIFEVKAALKTYMVNLDTRKCTCCMFDIDKFPCAHGIAAAKHVNLNENMFVDDYHSTERWRLAYSESIHPVGDMEYWEIPESVSTSIRPPSTRIPSGRQKKKRIASSWEYGKAKTNSKQXQDQQIPNPYVEGVPRNMTTSVGYPSGSSHSTGLIDVDSXVVL, encoded by the exons ATGACAACCTCTGTTGGGTATCCATCTGGTTCTTCACACTCAACTGGTCTAATCGATGTTGATTCACTGTTTTGTGGAAAGTTattcaaagacaaaacagaaatgagaaGTCAGATGCGGATGTATGCAGTCAAGCATAGTTTtgagtttcatacttttaagtCAGACAACAAGAGGTATGTTCTTAAATGTATTGATGAAAAATGTAGTTGGAGGCTACGTGCAACTAAGGCTAAAGCATCAGATAGCTTTGTTGTTCGAAAGTATATTAGTCAGCACAGCTGTGACTCTGCTTTAAGGAATGTTAATCATCGCCAAGCATCTGCAAGGACTTTGGCTGGTTTggttagtaaccattttgcagGAGGAAAGCTTCCTCTCAGACCCAAACAGCTCATGGAAATTTTTAGGAATGACCATGGAGTTGGTGTCTCGTACTCAAAAGCATGGAGAGCTCAAGAACATGCATCAGAACTTGCTAGGGGTATACCTGCTGATAGTTATGAGGTTTTACCGAGTTGGTTTCACatgatagaaaagaagaatccagGTACTATCACTTACATCAAAGCTGATTCTGATAATAAGTTTAGATATGGTTTTCTGGCTTTTGGTGCATCAATTAGAGGTTTTAAGTTGATGAGAAAAGTTATTTCTATTGATGGCGcccatttgaaatcaaaatataaaggGACTTTGCTTGCTGCATCAGCTCAGGATGGTAATTTTCAGTTGTATCCTATTGCTTTCGCCGTTGTTGATTCTGAGAATAATGCATCATGGGATTTGTTTTTGCGGTGGTTGAAGACTATTATTCCTGATGAAAAGGATCTAGTTTCCGTGTCTGATCGGGCTTCTTCAATTGCAACTGCGCTTTCAGTAAATTATGTACATGCTCATCATGGGATCTGCACTTTCCACTTGCAAAAGAACCTGGAAACACGATTTAGAGCTtctgcttctcttcttccagtTGTTCATGATGCTTCAAGAGCTTACACTcagtatgattttgattatttgttcagTCAAATTTCCAATGGTGATCCGGTTCTTGGAGAATATCTTTGGCAAGCTGATATTAGGAAATGGTCACGTGCATATTCTCCTTCTAACCGGTACAACATTATGACATCTAATTGTGCCGAGTCCTTTAAATCCAGGTTAAAAGAGACTCGTGAGTATCTAATTGTCTGCCTGTTTGATACAATCAGGTCTATTttgactaggtggtttaatgaACGACGTGAGGAGAGCTGTCGACATCCATATGCTGTTACTACAAAAGTTGGGAATAAGATGAATGAATCTTATAATAATACTACCCGCTGGCTTGAAGTTAGTCAAGTAAATGAAAATATCTTCGAGGTTAAAGCAGCTTTAAAGACATATATGGTGAATTTGGACACAAGGAAATGCACATGCTGTATGTTTGATATTGACAaattcccttgtgcacatggaATTGCTGCTGCAAAACATGTCAATCTCAATGAAAACatgtttgttgatgattatCATTCCACTGAAAG atGGCGTTTAGCATATTCAGAGAGCATTCACCCAGTAGGTGATATGGAGTATTGGGAGATTCCAGAGAGTGTTAGTACTTCTATTCGACCACCTTCTACTCGTATACCTAGTGGcaggcaaaagaaaaagagaatagctAGTTCATGGGAGTATGGAAAGGCTaagacaaattcaaaacaataNCAGGATCAACaaataccaaatccatatgtcgagGGTGTTCCTCGTAACATGACAACCTCTGTTGGGTATCCATCTGGTTCTTCACACTCAACTGGTCTAATCGATGTTGATTCACNAGTGGTGTTGTAA
- the LOC104733868 gene encoding ubiquitin-conjugating enzyme E2 2-like → MARRSPSSLIRTDLRCLNRDLSPNITAVTVDDDIFRWEATLIGPVNTPYEGGVFKLRLNFPLDYPRSPPKVVFITRICHPNVADRRGIHLKVLRTDCWTPMSIVKLFKELVEKLIEPEVNDEGQTIEYLANLYKSDRRRFEAMAREMTNQYAGRGN, encoded by the exons ATGGCCCGTCGTTCTCCTTCAAGCCTTATAAGGACTGATCTGAGATGTCTGAACAGGGATCTTTCGCCAAACATCACAGCAG TAACTGTTGATGATGACATTTTCCGTTGGGAGGCTACTCTAATCGGACCGGTGAATACTCCCTATGAAGGGGGAGTGTTTAAACTTAGGCTTAATTTTCCACTTGATTACCCAAGAAGTCCCCCCAAG GTTGTTTTCATCACAAGAATTTGCCACCCAAATGTAGCAGATAGGAGAGGCATTCACCTAAAAGTTTTGAGGACCGACTGTTGGACTCCCATGTCTATTGTTAAGCTTTTCAAGGAATTAGTGGAGAAGTTGATTGAACCAGAGGTCAATGATGAGGGACAGACCATTGAATATCTTGCCAACCTCTACAAAtctgataggagaaggtttgaagCCATGGCTAGAGAGATGACTAATCAATATGCTGGGAGAGGAAACTGA